The following proteins are co-located in the Cryptococcus neoformans var. neoformans B-3501A chromosome 12, whole genome shotgun sequence genome:
- a CDS encoding hypothetical protein (HMMPfam hit to Fungal_trans, Fungal specific transcription factor domain, score: 53.7, E(): 5.1e-13), protein MSSRDPKENPTDDSTLEPDNRDNNTQNPPPKKKRRQRQLYSCAECRRLKLKCDRQVPCSNCTRRGCQELCPNGSKQTVKGNSEDSVELRKRLEAVESLLTQHGVSLPASTSNDNNSNDNEMANRPRSKSDTIEEDAINRRSSVQMTSPPHDQNEAQKERTASVNVRRSRSPASQPIPGNQPIAAAINSSQIQSQTSHLAEDVHPIPANPISNPTPTYGSMTMVSPPELSRVHFDFNTSADDYRQTWAAGPHPSLSHHHISTVSSVRSDPAQQEQSFGTLVLSHGGGSKYLGPTAASEWLKDQEIQEAQDLSDTPGASRAPSPSQRQCPVRAPVMLDQGGIFPFDVISPSVSTQTILNHLPPRHEASVLAESYYRYFAWHYNVVPRQTFQPIFDRAYKREMSVNRNVGAQELALLYILLAMGALHNLELPPNDPIAEEYSTLSKICLAKGEFMVHCTTTGVMALVSDPWAKSQEAILTKYKHVMAHFHLETEKGRNGDSAWPLWGLAMRLIQGMGLHRDGARWNLTPEIVEERRRVFWESHAADVLQANCFSRPSSIPPDYIDTCFPSEDPEFIIPRQEVQNQEKGFWTLKFELVKISGAILDLAMKVNPPSYDTVTTLHEHLCDFEHQVPYHLRCRTALLALPSIYPDPTQAVRDSPEISKRDLHRTFQQFTLYINISETILFLHRPYFAKALHERLSDPTRSIYGQSYLSVVERCNCIIQLVSTIYALHPYISARHWFLWYHAFNSAVCMGTLILQTPHNPMATFALSQIDACITLYTSVVQSHASTRLAKNLQWLLRLRHRAHTKMNQNPPDAATEAMASMHTGNEGDEDIELLGWRTRLIHRATRGTQKATTISPMASSQANHTPSPGTSVTQTITQALQQHFGGDGSGGGGGIAMDHLSSSSNNPINASTDVLLHQFWDPRMLHETFAGQQPVMGNVEPSSVNWWDWDALAGEGSSGNR, encoded by the exons ATGTCATCCCGTGATCCAAAAGAAAACCCGACCGACGATTCAACACTAGAGCCCGACAATCGGGATAACAACACGCAAAATCCGCCTCCCAAAAAGAAACGACGGCAGAGACAGTTGTACAGTTGCGCAG AATGTCGGAGATTGAAGCTAAAGTGTGACAGACAAG TTCCTTGTTCCAACTGTACCCGTCGAGGATGTCAAGAGCTCTGCCCTAACGGGTCCAAGCAGACTGTCAAAGGAAACTCTGAAGATTCCGTCGAGCTTCGGAAACGACTCGAAGCTGTAGAGAGCCTCTTGACACAACACGGTGTCTCTCTTCCCGCCTCTACGAGCAACGACAACAATAGCAACGACAACGAAATGGCGAACCGACCACGAAGCAAAAGCGATActattgaagaagatgctaTAAATCGACGGAGCAGTGTTCAGATGACTTCACCCCCTCACGATCAAAATGAAGCGCAAAAGGAGAGAACAGCATCTGTAAATGTTCGTCGTTCCCGATCTCCAGCATCACAACCAATTCCCGGGAATCAACCCATCGCAGCCGCGATAAATTCTTCTCAGATTCAGTCCCAGACCTCTCATCTTGCCGAAGATGTCCATCCTATCCCAGCCAATCCCATATCAAATCCGACTCCTACTTATGGGAGTATGACGATGGTATCCCCCCCGGAGCTTAGTCGGGTGCATTTCGACTTCAACACAAGTGCAGATGATTATCGACAGACTTGGGCTGCTGGCCCTCATCCTTCAttatctcatcatcatatttCAACTGTATCTTCTGTGAGAAGTGATCCGGCACAGCAAGAGCAAAGTTTCGGAACCTTAGTGCTTTCGCATGGTGGCGGGTCCAAGTATCTTGGTCCTACCGCTGCCAGTGAATGGCTCAAGGATCAAGAGATACAAGAAGCCCAAGACCTTAGCGATACACCCGGAGCTTCTCGAGCGCCCTCCCCCTCTCAACGACAGTGCCCTGTCCGAGCTCCTGTAATGCTTGATCAGGGCGGTATATTCCCGTTTGATGTCATCTCCCCCAGCGTCAGCACTCAAACCATTCTCAATCACCTCCCTCCTCGACATGAGGCGAGTGTCCTGGCAGAATCTTACTACCGTTACTTTGCTTGGCA TTACAACGTTGTCCCGCGGCAAACATTCCAGCCCATATTCGATCGTGCTTACAAAAGAGAGATGTCTGTAAATAGAAATGTTGGTGCACAGGAGCTTGCTCTTCTGTACATCCTCTTGGCAATGGGAGCTTTGCATAACCTCGAATTGCCGCCAAACGACCCCATCGCTGAAGAGTACTCGACCTTGTCCAAAATTTGTCTCGCAAAAGGAGAGTTCATGGTTCATTGTACGACCACCGGTGTTATGGCTTTGGTAAGCGACCCTTGGGCTAAATCGCAGGAAGCGATACTGACAAAGTATAAGCACGTCATGGCTCATTTTCATCTAGAAAccgagaaaggaaggaatggagaTTCCGCATGGCCTCTCTGGGGTTTAGCTATGCGATTGATACAAGGG ATGGGCTTACATCGAGACGGTGCCAGGTGGAACTTGACACCCGAGATCGTAGAAGAGCGTCG TCGAGTCTTCTGGGAATCTCATGCCGCTGATGTTCTTCAAGCTAACTGCTTCTCCCGACC GAGCTCCATCCCACCAGACTATATTGATACTTGTTTCCCTTCTGAGGATCCTGAATTTATTATCCCCAGACAAGAAGTGCAGAATCAGGAGAAAGGTTTCTGGACTTTGAAGTTTGAGCTAGTCAAGATATCTGGAGC GATTTTGGATCTTGCGATGAAGGTAAACCCACCCTCGTATGACACGGTGACAACCTTGCATGAGCATCT ATGTGATTTTGAACATCAAGTACCTTACCATCTCCGTTGCCGAACAGCTCTTCTAGCATTGCCTTCTATTTACCCTGACCCAACTCAGGCGGTAAGAGACAGTCCCGAAATCTCAAAGAGAGACCTTCACCGCACTTTCCAG CAATTCACATTGTATATCAACATTTCCGAGACTATACTGTTCCTTCATCGGCCATACTTTGCAAAGGCGTTACATGAGAGATTATCGGATCCTACGAGATCCATATATGGTCAATCTTATCTCTCTGTAGTCGAGCGGTGTAAC TGTATCATTCAGCTTGTATCCACCATCTATGCTTTGCACCCGTACATATCCGCCCGACATTGGTTCTTATGG TATCATGCTTTCAACTCTGCAGTTTGCATGGGTACTCTTATCCTCCAGACGCCTCACAACCCCATGGCCACATTTGCACTCTCCCAAATCGACGCATGTATCACCCTCTACACCTCTGTCGTCCAAAGTCACGCTTCTACCCGTCTCGCCAAGAATCTGCAATGGCTCCTCCGTTTACGCCACAGAGCCCATACCAAGATGAACCAAAACCCTCCCGATGCAGCCACAGAAGCCATGGCGTCAATGCATACGGGCAATGAAGGGGATGAGGATATAGAATTATTGGGTTGGAGAACAAGGTTGATCCATAGGGCTACAAGGGGCACGCAAAAGGCTACTACAATCTCCCCCATGGCGAGCAGTCAGGCAAACCATACGCCTTCTCCTGGTACTTCGGTCACACAGACGATTACGCAGGCACTGCAGCAGCATTTCGGAGGGGATGGAagcggtggtggaggaggtatAGCCATGGATCACCTCAGTTCGTCTTCGAATAACCCTATCAATGCATCGACAGACGTTCTT CTTCATCAGTTCTGGGATCCGCGAATGTTGCACGAGACTTTTGCGGGACAGCAGCCTGTGATGGGGAACGTTGAACCTTCC TCTGTGAATTGGTGGGATTGGGATGCCTTAGCAGGAGAGGGGAGCTCCGGTAATCGATAG